A genomic region of Staphylococcus roterodami contains the following coding sequences:
- a CDS encoding pathogenicity island protein, whose product MKTESYFKEYNQFVIDQQKAIQELKQERNALESKIKIDKSTYKQLIMDGQDDKADNLYQATDADEKKLKALNKRLETKKSVSKEVKYQKTIELLKHQSELSSLYESEKQSALGKLKKVVDAYNEIIDEIEDINDRYEDEHQQYASIYSQEQLYDDKEAREALNGYFRENIFTSYINGNDLPYEHNNKLFLKR is encoded by the coding sequence ATGAAAACTGAATCGTACTTTAAAGAATACAACCAATTTGTAATAGATCAACAAAAGGCTATACAAGAATTGAAACAAGAGCGTAATGCATTGGAGAGTAAAATAAAGATAGATAAGTCCACATATAAACAGTTAATCATGGATGGACAAGATGATAAAGCAGATAACCTATATCAAGCAACAGATGCTGATGAAAAGAAACTAAAAGCACTTAATAAACGCTTAGAGACAAAGAAAAGTGTGTCGAAAGAAGTTAAATATCAAAAGACAATTGAATTATTAAAACATCAAAGCGAGTTGTCATCATTATACGAATCAGAAAAGCAATCAGCTTTAGGTAAATTAAAAAAAGTAGTCGATGCATATAATGAGATCATTGATGAAATAGAAGATATTAATGATAGATATGAAGATGAGCATCAGCAATATGCGAGTATTTATAGTCAAGAACAATTATATGATGATAAAGAGGCTAGGGAAGCATTGAATGGCTACTTTAGAGAAAATATATTTACATCATATATTAATGGTAATGATTTGCCATACGAACACAATAACAAGTTGTTTTTAAAACGTTAA
- a CDS encoding capsid morphogenesis B protein, which produces METKYELNNTKKVANAFGLNEEDTNLLINAVDLDIKNNMQEISSELQQSEQSKQKQLGTTLQNLAKQNRIIK; this is translated from the coding sequence ATGGAAACAAAATACGAGTTAAATAATACTAAAAAGGTCGCAAATGCATTTGGTTTAAATGAAGAAGATACAAATCTATTAATAAATGCAGTTGATTTGGATATTAAAAACAATATGCAGGAGATTTCAAGTGAGTTACAACAATCAGAACAGTCTAAGCAAAAGCAATTAGGTACAACGCTACAAAATTTAGCTAAGCAAAACAGGATTATTAAATAG
- a CDS encoding spore coat protein, producing the protein MKLLKTKNCLYYRNGDNKLSEYQLLTQFNPAFINKKIKMCEFQIESMYHMSASTTTCDEIMGVVSVSYPIEKLVIKIIETKAGLQNYKNRSINNMALLKKVLNHYTEKEQKQVVKYMRSNGRYKPYNVIERLQVDLYQASIKQRSERQKQRNTAIENSKIARVNAYHQSSHVKVV; encoded by the coding sequence ATGAAACTGCTTAAAACGAAGAATTGTTTATATTATCGTAATGGCGACAATAAACTATCTGAGTATCAACTATTAACGCAATTTAACCCAGCATTTATTAATAAAAAAATTAAGATGTGTGAATTCCAAATTGAAAGTATGTACCATATGAGTGCGTCGACCACAACATGTGATGAAATAATGGGGGTCGTGTCTGTCTCATATCCGATTGAAAAATTAGTTATCAAAATTATTGAAACAAAAGCAGGGTTACAAAACTATAAAAATAGATCTATAAATAATATGGCGTTGTTGAAAAAGGTACTAAATCATTATACAGAAAAAGAGCAGAAGCAAGTTGTAAAATATATGCGTTCAAATGGACGATATAAGCCCTACAACGTCATTGAACGCTTACAAGTTGATTTGTATCAAGCAAGTATTAAACAACGTTCAGAACGTCAAAAACAAAGAAATACAGCAATTGAAAATAGCAAGATTGCACGAGTAAATGCTTATCACCAATCTTCACATGTAAAAGTGGTGTAA
- a CDS encoding pathogenicity island family protein, protein MADDNIDDHIVKNHLEMIVDRVATDKEFYIFDSLIQGRSYQDISGVLDCSEQSVRL, encoded by the coding sequence ATGGCAGACGATAACATTGATGATCATATTGTAAAGAATCACTTAGAAATGATTGTTGACCGAGTAGCGACCGATAAAGAGTTTTATATTTTTGACTCCCTTATACAAGGACGTAGTTATCAAGATATTAGTGGTGTCTTAGATTGTTCAGAACAATCTGTAAGATTATGA
- a CDS encoding terminase small subunit produces MSELTAKQARFVNEYIRTLNVTQSAIKAGYSANSAHVTGCRLLKKPHIKQYIQEQKDKIIDENVLTAKELLHVLTNAAVGDETETKEVVVKRGEYKENPQSGKVQLVYNEHVELVEVPIKPSDRLKARDMLGKYYKLFTDKHDINGNVPIFINIGEWDGDDEELDKAVKNVSNANPNHTVILDDIPLED; encoded by the coding sequence ATGAGTGAGTTAACGGCAAAACAAGCGCGTTTTGTGAATGAGTATATTAGAACACTTAATGTTACACAAAGTGCTATAAAAGCAGGTTATAGCGCAAATAGTGCACATGTGACAGGGTGTAGGTTATTGAAGAAGCCACACATCAAGCAATATATACAAGAACAAAAAGATAAGATTATAGATGAGAATGTATTAACTGCAAAAGAGTTACTACATGTGCTTACGAATGCGGCAGTCGGTGATGAAACAGAAACGAAAGAAGTAGTAGTAAAGCGTGGAGAATATAAAGAAAACCCACAAAGTGGCAAAGTACAGCTAGTCTATAACGAACATGTTGAACTGGTAGAGGTGCCAATTAAGCCAAGTGATCGTTTAAAAGCTCGTGATATGTTGGGGAAATACTATAAGTTATTTACAGATAAGCATGATATTAACGGCAATGTGCCTATATTCATTAACATTGGTGAATGGGACGGAGACGATGAGGAATTAGATAAGGCAGTGAAAAATGTATCTAACGCTAATCCTAATCATACTGTGATTTTGGATGATATACCATTAGAGGATTGA